A genomic region of Choristoneura fumiferana chromosome 17, NRCan_CFum_1, whole genome shotgun sequence contains the following coding sequences:
- the LOC141437172 gene encoding uncharacterized protein has translation MIRTREILHYIPPVNEAQDIRCASRDVDKALQDGFRRPAKSVSTEQTPIQVLCSFVNVYKGDRETLPAFLTNCQNALDLASENQKVVLLKFIISKLEGKAQIACSNKIFEKFEDLKSFLKQNFGETKHYNHLLLDLQACKQQVNETVAQYALRVETCLTQLQSEIHNSGSYKKEIPGRIAMTEDLALYTFSLGLKPNISNMVRCKSPKNLNSAINIAIEEEKIQNLSFRSGKHVKFCKICRREGHLEANCYNGQSHLCECRHANVK, from the exons ATGATCCGAACTCGTGAGATTCTCCACTACATTCCACCTGTCAACGAAGCCCAGGATATTCGATGTGCAAGCCGTGATGTCGACAAAGCTCTG CAAGATGGGTTCAGAAGACCAGCCAAATCAGTTTCCACGGAGCAAACTCCTATTCAAGTTCTTTGTAGTTTCGTAAATGTGTATAAAGGAGATCGTGAAACCTTGCCTGCATTTTTAACAAATTGCCAAAATGCATTGGACTTAGCGTCGGAGAATCAAAAGGTTGTGTTACTGAAAttcataatttcaaaattggaaGGCAAGGCTCAAATAGCCTGctcaaataaaatttttgagAAGTTTGAGGATTTAAAATCTTTCCTTAAACAAAACTTTGGCGAGACTAAACATTACAACCACCTCCTCCTAGACCTACAAGCTTGTAAACAACAGGTGAATGAAACTGTCGCTCAATACGCCCTTCGTGTGGAAACCTGTTTAACACAACTGCAATCAGAAATACACAACTCTGGCTCGTATAAAAAGGAAATACCGGGTCGCATTGCAATGACGGAAGATCTCGCCTTATATACATTCTCCTTGGGCCTAAAACCCAATATTAGCAACATGGTAAGATGTAAAAGTCCCAAGAACTTAAATTCAGCAATCAATATTGCAATAGAAGAGGAAAAAATCCAGAATTTGTCATTCAGATCGGGTAAACATGTAAAGTTCTGCAAGATTTGCCGTAGAGAGGGCCATTTAGAGGCCAACTGTTACAATGGGCAAAGTCATCTTTGCGAGTGCCGTCATGCCAACGTCAAATAA